The Candidatus Deferrimicrobium borealis region GTCGGTTGCGTTCACGCCGGACGGGAAGCGGGCCCTCGCCGGGAAGTTCCCTGCGCACAAGGTCGCGCTGCTGGACGTGAACGGGCAGAAGGTGACCTACGGCAAGTACGACATGCCGGTGGGGCTTTGGCCGTACAATATCGGCGTGACGCCGAACGGGAAGCTTGCGCTTACGGCAGACCAAGGCAATGCAGGCCGCTCGGATGGACACGTGGATACCGTGAGCGTCATCGATCTAGAGACCAACCCTCCGCGGGTCATCGATCACGTGGTTGTGGGCGACGCCCCGGAGGGCCTCGAGATCAGCCCCACGGGTGAGATCGCCGTGGCCTTGCTGTTGAACGGCAACGACGGGCCGCACAATGCGTGGTTCTACCACAAGAGCGGGCGCGTGGCGGTCCTGAAGATCGATGGCAAGAAAGTGACAAAGGTCGGCGAGATTGAGGTGGGAGGAGCTCCCGAAGGGGCCGTCTTCAGCCCGGACGGGAAGTACCTTTACGTCGGCAACTTCATTGACCAGGACGTATCCATCCTGAAGGTGGACGGCACGAAGTTGACGGACACCGGCAAGCGCCTTCAATTGCCTGGCCACCCAGCGTCCATGCGTGGGCGGGCTCGCTAAGCTTCTTCTGTGTGGCGGTGCTGGGGCAGAGAGACCTGGAGGTGTCCGTCTCGAGTCCCAGGCTCGCACCCAGGAGGGAAGATCCGGGCATCCTTGATGGGGTGCCTGGTTTTTTTCGTTTCAAGGCCGCATGGGGGACTCGAACCCTCACGGGTCCCCTCCCCCCGCAAGACCTCTTTCTCCCCGAAAAAGCCAGTTGTTTGCCCGGGGTTTGCAGTCCGTGCGGCATCCGCGGTATTCCCTTCTTGAAAACGGTGAACACCGGGGGTGGCATCGCTTCACGGCTCAGAAGGTTTTCCACGAGGTGGGTGTAAAATAGATTGTGTAAGTGGCTGAAATCGGTAAAAAACCCAAGGTAAGGAAGAAACCGATGGCCACAACAGATGAATGCTCGATGTATTGATGAAAGACTACAAGAAGCCTGAAGATTTGATTGGAGAGAACGGACTCCTGAAACAACCGACCAAGAGACTGGCGGCTCATCACGAAGGAGAAGTGACATGGTGAAGCAAGCAAAGAACACGATTTGCCTTTGGTACGACTGCGACGCCGAGGACGCGGCGCGATTTTACGCCAAGACCTTTCCTGATTCATCCGTCGGCGCGGTGCTCCTCGCACCGGGGGACTATCCGTCCGGAAAGAAAGGGGATGTGTTGACGGTCGAGTTTACCGTGATGGGAATTCCCTGCCTCGGGCTCAATGGCGGACCCGAGGTCAAGCACAACTTGGCATTCTCGTTTCAGGTGCAACCCTGATGGGAAAGGGATGTTCTTTGGGAACGCCATCGTCGGCAACGGCGGCGAAGAGAATGACTGCGGCTGGTGCAAGGACAAATGGGGCCTGTCCTGGCAGATTACGCCGCTGGCTCTGACGAGAGCGATAACCGATCCCGATCCCGCTGCCGCCAAGCGCGCGTTCGATGCGATGATGCAGATGAAAAAGATCGACATCGCTGCAATCGAAGCGGCGCGCCGCGGTTGAAGTTGCAATCTTCGAAGCGTGCATGCCCTTTTATCAAAGTCGTTCCGCGACCGCGCGGCCTGCGACATAACCCGCCGCTGTAGCGGACACGGCGGCGGCCGCTCAACGGCATTCCGTTAGCGCGCATGACCAAGACCCGCCTCTTAAAAACCACAGGAGTGTTTCCATGAGAAAACTCATCGTATCTACGTTTGCGTCGCTTGACGGCATCATGCAAGCACCCGGCGGACCGGAAGAAGACCCCACTGGCGGTTTTACCCTTGGCGGTTGGATGTTCGGCTACGGGGACGAAAGCATGGACATCTCAGCATCAGGTTTCGACGGCAAGGATCGCGAGCTGGTGCTCGGGCGCAGGACCTATGAGATATTCGAAGCGTACTGGCCTTATCAGCCGGATGACCATCCGATTGCGAAGACGCTCAATGCAGCGAAAAAGTATGTTGCTTCGCGCACGTTGACGATGCTCCACTGGAACAACTCGACCCTGCTCCACGGCGATGTCGTCTCGGCAATCATCGCTCTCAAGGCCCAACCGGGCCCCGACCTGCAGATGATTGGCAGCGGCAATTTGATTCAAACGCTCCAGGCCGCCTCACTGATCGACGAGTACAACGTGTGGACTTTTCCAGTGGTGCTTGGGCGGGGCAAGCGCCTCTTTGGCGAGACTGCCAAGCCATCGGCGCTGCGGCTCGTTCGCTCTCAGGTTTCGACCACTGGCGTTGTGATGAGTACCTATGTACCAGGTGGCGATATCCGGCCCGGTTCGTTCGCGAGTGCCGAGCCGAGTGAGAAGGAGTTGGCTCGACGCAAAAAGATGGCGAATGAGATGCAGTGATGTGAAGAGGACATCAGTGCGCGCTAACAATTCATTCAAGCCGACACCACTTCGTGGCGCGGCTTAATTCAGGCGTTAGAATAATGCTGAACTTCAGAAAACCAAAAAGTCATTTACACAATCTGGTTGACAGGCCCTCCACGAGCCATAAATGAGTTGCTCGGCCTGCTCTTAAAAAAAAAGGGACTTCGGCAAAAAGCCGAAATCCCTCTTGTTATTGATATGGTGCCGTTTCGGTCCGAAGAAGACGGCCGGAAGACCGGAAAGAGCCATCCTATCGGCCGCTCGCACCAGGAACGCGCACCTCGGGGGACAAACCGGTCAGCGTAATGGTTGCCGGTCGATCTTCAACCGTCTCATCGACTGCGGGTTGGCTACGGGCGGATGGTTAGGAGACGCGATGTTTGCCCCGGCCAATTCCGCGATTAGTCCCACCGTCGCCTGGACCGCGTTGAAGCCCAGGTTGAAGTCGGACTCCAGATACGAGGCATAGGCATCCGTGTTTTGGTGGTAGTTGGGATTGATCCACTCGTTGCTGAGGCTGCGCCGGTTCTCGCGCACGCTGATGGAAGCGGTGTCGTTCTGGAAAGACGTGTCATCGGTATTGGTGCTTTGGTCTGCGCTGTTCGCCGGATACTGGGTCGAATAGGTGCCGTTCCGGAGCCTCCAGTTCTGGGCCAGGTTCATGGATTGGGTGGCGTAGGTCGTCCCGGCCTTCCATTCCACGTCCAGATCGGCGTAGGGGCTCTGGTCAGGCCCCGCCGTACCCACTCCGTGGTCGTACAGAATCATGTCGTGTTGGACGATGCCCAACCAGTTCGGCTCAGGAAACTGCCCCGAGCCAGGGGGATCTTCTATGCCTTGCATGCTCCGGCGATCGTTCACATAGGCATGTGATCCGTAGAGTCCGGATTCCTCGTTGTCCCAAAGGATGAAGCGGATCGAAATGTCGGTCTGAACGTCCGGTGCGGCAAACACCCGCGCCGCTTCCAATAAAAGCGCCACTCCGGAGCCGTCATCGTCTGCCGCACCTCCGCCGCCACGCCCATCCAGATGGGCAGAGACAATGTACATCTTTTCCGAGTGCACGGTTCCGACCTTGGTGGCGTACAGGTTCGATCCGTTGAAGCCATTGAAGGTGAAATTGTGCTTCATCGGCGCATAGCCCATCGCGCTGAGCTGCTGCTCGGCCCAGTTCTGGGCGTTGAAAAAGCTGGGGTAAGGCGCACAACCGGACATACGGCAGCGGTCGCCGTAATTGGACAGGGTCTGGATGTCGGACTTGAACCGGTTGATGTCCAGGCGGTCGACGATGGTCTGGGCGACGCTGGGGGTGGGCGAGGGGTTCCCGCTGGTGATTAC contains the following coding sequences:
- a CDS encoding YncE family protein, which produces MLLLVFPLAASAQLMIIGNDEKFIWDDAGVVRFFPPGKDTVSIVDISDPGSPKIIANLRQENSIIGPPTNLAITPDGQLAIVANSIHQVPDGAGWKGVPDNKLYVIDLTTRPPSHIATVEVGKQPSGLDINRAGNLALVTNRADNTISVLSLHGKDVKLIDTVPMGDLVASVAFTPDGKRALAGKFPAHKVALLDVNGQKVTYGKYDMPVGLWPYNIGVTPNGKLALTADQGNAGRSDGHVDTVSVIDLETNPPRVIDHVVVGDAPEGLEISPTGEIAVALLLNGNDGPHNAWFYHKSGRVAVLKIDGKKVTKVGEIEVGGAPEGAVFSPDGKYLYVGNFIDQDVSILKVDGTKLTDTGKRLQLPGHPASMRGRAR
- a CDS encoding dihydrofolate reductase family protein; this translates as MRKLIVSTFASLDGIMQAPGGPEEDPTGGFTLGGWMFGYGDESMDISASGFDGKDRELVLGRRTYEIFEAYWPYQPDDHPIAKTLNAAKKYVASRTLTMLHWNNSTLLHGDVVSAIIALKAQPGPDLQMIGSGNLIQTLQAASLIDEYNVWTFPVVLGRGKRLFGETAKPSALRLVRSQVSTTGVVMSTYVPGGDIRPGSFASAEPSEKELARRKKMANEMQ